One segment of Mobula birostris isolate sMobBir1 chromosome 29, sMobBir1.hap1, whole genome shotgun sequence DNA contains the following:
- the LOC140190150 gene encoding C3a anaphylatoxin chemotactic receptor-like encodes MTTVILILTVLLGVPGNGAVIWVTGFKMKSNVWNVCFLNLAVADLIYCLCLPLYTIPQLKPIYFWLVLLPTMFLVAFASLYLLCLISIYRCLAITRPIWFQQHLSLAWVRVTCFVVWVIAIVIFMLVFFSGYFSVCALIWITFTFALPPLVIMIICYAFVGRRLQGVRLAESRKPIRLIMTAVAAFMICWLPSTLYALISNDYMQSHFNWYILTEALASFNSALNPLIYVFAGSDFRQVFRRSMFASLLLAFTEHEPKGETETRNSTSNTNVYRIPRGPSADQYLLTTDTVDSRLQIWSALEAFLYASSNLLEHRA; translated from the coding sequence ATGACAACGGTCATCCTCATCCTTACCGTCCTACTGGGCGTCCCGGGAAACGGCGCAGTCATCTGGGTGACGGGCTTCAAGATGAAAAGTAACGTCTGGAATGTGTGCTTCCTGAACCTGGCTGTGGCTGACCTGATTTATTGCCTGTGTCTCCCCTTATACACCATTCCCCAGCTTAAACCCATTTATTTTTGGCTGGTTCTATTACCCACTATGTTCCTAGTCGCTTTTGCCAGCCTATATCTGTTATGCCTGATCAGCATCTACCGCTGCCTGGCTATTACACGGCCCATATGGTTCCAGCAACATCTGAGCCTCGCATGGGTTCGTGTGACCTGCTTCGTGGTCTGGGTCATAGCCATCGTCATCTTTATGCTTGTATTCTTCTCTGGGTATTTTTCCGTGTGTGCGCTAATTTGGATCACGTTCACCTTCGCCCTCCCGCCTCTTGTAATTATGATCATTTGCTACGCCTTCGTTGGCCGGAGGCTGCAAGGGGTCAGGCTCGCTGAGTCCAGGAAGCCCATACGCCTGATCATGACCGCGGTCGCCGCATTTATGATCTGCTGGCTCCCCAGCACTCTCTACGCCCTCATATCAAACGACTACATGCAGAGTCATTTTAACTGGTATATACTCACTGAGGCCCTGGCCTCATTCAACAGCGCCCTCAACCCTCTTATCTACGTCTTCGCCGGCAGCGACTTCCGTCAGGTCTTCAGGCGCTCCATGTTTGCCTCGCTCCTGCTGGCCTTCACCGAGCATGAGCCAAAGGGTGAGACCGAGACCCGCAATTCCACCTCAAATACGAATGTCTATAGAATACCTCGTGGGCCCTCAGCCGACCAATATCTCCTGACTACAGACACAGTGGACAGTCGGCTGCAAATATGGTCAGCACTGGAGGCTTTCCTGTACGCTTCTTCCAATCTCTTAGAACATAgagcgtag